Proteins encoded by one window of Sus scrofa isolate TJ Tabasco breed Duroc chromosome 12, Sscrofa11.1, whole genome shotgun sequence:
- the CRLF3 gene encoding cytokine receptor-like factor 3 (The RefSeq protein has 1 substitution, 1 frameshift compared to this genomic sequence), whose amino-acid sequence MDLEPELLLQEARENVEAAQSYRRELGHRLQGLQEARRQIKESASQTRDVLKQHFNDLKGTLGKLLDERLVTLLQEVDAIEQETIKPLDDCQKLIEHGVNTAEDLVQEGEIAILGGVGEQNEKLWNFTKKASHIQLDSLPEVPLLVDVPCLSAQLDDSILNIVKDHIFKHGTVASRPPVQIEELVEKPGGIIVRWCKVDDDFTAQDYRLQFRKCTSSHFEDVYVGSETEFIVLHIDPNVDYQFRVCARGDGRQEWSPWSVPQTGHSTLVPHEWTAGFEGYSLSSRRNIALRNDAESSGVLYSSAPTYFCGQTLTFRVETVGQPDRRDSLGVCAEKQNGYDSLQRDQAVCISTNGAVFVNGKEMTNQLPAVTSGSTVTFDIEAVTLGSTNNNEGGNFKLRVTISSNNREVVFDWLLDQSCGSLYFGCSFFYPGWKVLVF is encoded by the exons ATCAAAGAGAGTGCATCCCAGACAAGAGATGTCCTCAAACAGCATTTTAATGATTTAAAGGGAACCCTGGGGAAGCTCCTGGATGAGCGATTGGTGACCCTTTTGCAAGAGGTGGACGCCATTGAACAGGAGACCATTAAGCCACTAGATGACTGCCAGAAGCTGATAGAGCATGGAGTTAACACTGCAGAGGACCTCGTCCAAGAAG GTGAGATCGCCATTCTGGGTGGTGTaggagaacaaaatgaaaaactctgGAACTTTACCAAAAAAGCCTCCCACATCCAGCTGGACAG CTTACCAGAAGTGCCTTTACTGGTTGATGTGCCTTGTTTATCTGCCCAGTTGGATGATTCAATTCTTAACATAGTGAAAGACCACATTTTCAAGCATGGAACAGTAGCATCTCGCCCACCAGTACAGATAGAAGAATTAGTAGAAAAACCTGGAGGCATCATCGTACGATGGTGTAAG GTGGACGACGACTTTACAGCCCAAGATTACAGGCTCCAGTTCCGGAAATGTACTTCCAGTCACTTTGAGGATGTGTACGTGGGCTCGGAAACTGAGTTCATCGTGTTGCACATAGACCCCAACGTGGACTACCAGTTCCGGGTCTGCGCCCGAGGGGACGGCCGGCAGGAGTGGAGCCCTTGGAGCGTCCCCCAGACAGGCCATTCCACGCTGGTGCCGCACG agtggaCAGCTGGCTTCGAGGGGTACAGTCTGAGCAGCCGAAGAAACATAGCGCTCCGCAACGATGCCGAGTCCTCGGGCGTCCTCTACTCCAGCGCCCCCACTTACTTCTGTGGGCAGACGCTGACCTTCAG GGTTGAAACTGTGGGACAACCAGACAGAAGAGACAGTCTGGGAGTGTGTGCAGAAAAGCAGAATGGGTATGACTCTCTGCAGCGGGATCAAGCCGTGTGCATTAGCACAAATG GTGCAGTTtttgtaaatggaaaagaaatgactaATCAGTTGCCCGCAGTTACTTCTGGGTCCACTGTCACATTTGACATTGAAGCTGTGACTCTAGGATCCACCAATAATAACGAAGGCGGAAACTTCAAGCTTCGAGTAACTATTAGCTCAAATAACAGAGAAGTGGTGTTTGATTGGTTGCTCGATCAGTCTTGTGGTTCTCTTTACTTTGGATGCTCATTTTTCTAC GGGTGGAAAGTGTTGGTGTTCTAG
- the CRLF3 gene encoding cytokine receptor-like factor 3 isoform X1 produces MDLEPELLLQEARENVEAAQSYRRELGHRLKGLQEARRQIKESASQTRDVLKQHFNDLKGTLGKLLDERLVTLLQEVDAIEQETIKPLDDCQKLIEHGVNTAEDLVQEGEIAILGGVGEQNEKLWNFTKKASHIQLDSLPEVPLLVDVPCLSAQLDDSILNIVKDHIFKHGTVASRPPVQIEELVEKPGGIIVRWCKVDDDFTAQDYRLQFRKCTSSHFEDVYVGSETEFIVLHIDPNVDYQFRVCARGDGRQEWSPWSVPQTGHSTLVPHEWTAGFEGYSLSSRRNIALRNDAESSGVLYSSAPTYFCGQTLTFRVETVGQPDRRDSLGVCAEKQNGYDSLQRDQAVCISTNGAVFVNGKEMTNQLPAVTSGSTVTFDIEAVTLGSTNNNEGGNFKLRVTISSNNREVVFDWLLDQSCGSLYFGCSFFYPGGKCWCSRFSDDWFRFAGVL; encoded by the exons ATCAAAGAGAGTGCATCCCAGACAAGAGATGTCCTCAAACAGCATTTTAATGATTTAAAGGGAACCCTGGGGAAGCTCCTGGATGAGCGATTGGTGACCCTTTTGCAAGAGGTGGACGCCATTGAACAGGAGACCATTAAGCCACTAGATGACTGCCAGAAGCTGATAGAGCATGGAGTTAACACTGCAGAGGACCTCGTCCAAGAAG GTGAGATCGCCATTCTGGGTGGTGTaggagaacaaaatgaaaaactctgGAACTTTACCAAAAAAGCCTCCCACATCCAGCTGGACAG CTTACCAGAAGTGCCTTTACTGGTTGATGTGCCTTGTTTATCTGCCCAGTTGGATGATTCAATTCTTAACATAGTGAAAGACCACATTTTCAAGCATGGAACAGTAGCATCTCGCCCACCAGTACAGATAGAAGAATTAGTAGAAAAACCTGGAGGCATCATCGTACGATGGTGTAAG GTGGACGACGACTTTACAGCCCAAGATTACAGGCTCCAGTTCCGGAAATGTACTTCCAGTCACTTTGAGGATGTGTACGTGGGCTCGGAAACTGAGTTCATCGTGTTGCACATAGACCCCAACGTGGACTACCAGTTCCGGGTCTGCGCCCGAGGGGACGGCCGGCAGGAGTGGAGCCCTTGGAGCGTCCCCCAGACAGGCCATTCCACGCTGGTGCCGCACG agtggaCAGCTGGCTTCGAGGGGTACAGTCTGAGCAGCCGAAGAAACATAGCGCTCCGCAACGATGCCGAGTCCTCGGGCGTCCTCTACTCCAGCGCCCCCACTTACTTCTGTGGGCAGACGCTGACCTTCAG GGTTGAAACTGTGGGACAACCAGACAGAAGAGACAGTCTGGGAGTGTGTGCAGAAAAGCAGAATGGGTATGACTCTCTGCAGCGGGATCAAGCCGTGTGCATTAGCACAAATG GTGCAGTTtttgtaaatggaaaagaaatgactaATCAGTTGCCCGCAGTTACTTCTGGGTCCACTGTCACATTTGACATTGAAGCTGTGACTCTAGGATCCACCAATAATAACGAAGGCGGAAACTTCAAGCTTCGAGTAACTATTAGCTCAAATAACAGAGAAGTGGTGTTTGATTGGTTGCTCGATCAGTCTTGTGGTTCTCTTTACTTTGGATGCTCATTTTTCTACCCGGGTGGAAAGTGTTGGTGTTCTAGATTTTCCGACGATTGGTTTCGGTTTGCAGGGGTTTTGTAA